One Prodigiosinella aquatilis DNA window includes the following coding sequences:
- the pgk gene encoding phosphoglycerate kinase, with translation MAVIKMTDLDLAGKRVFIRSDLNVPVKDGKVTSDARIRASLPTIEIALKQGARVMVTSHLGRPTEGEYTEEFSLLPVVNYLKDNLSFPVRLAKEYLDGVDVAEGELVVLENVRFNKGEKKDDEVLSKKYAALCDVFVMDAFGTAHRAQASTHGVGRFAPIACAGPLLSNELEALGKALGNPARPMVAIVGGSKVSTKLTVLGALSKIADQLIVGGGIANTFIAAQGHNVGKSLYEADLIPEAKKLLETCDIPVPSDVRVATEFSETATATLKSVAAIKDDEQILDLGDVSAERLAEILKNAKTILWNGPVGVFEFPNFRKGTEVVARAIADSDAFSIAGGGDTLAAIDLFGIADKISYISTGGGAFLEFVEGKKLPAVVMLEERGKQ, from the coding sequence ATGGCTGTAATTAAGATGACCGATCTGGATCTGGCCGGTAAGCGTGTATTTATCCGTTCGGATCTGAATGTGCCGGTAAAAGATGGCAAAGTGACGTCTGATGCGCGTATCCGCGCTTCTCTGCCGACCATAGAAATTGCCCTGAAACAGGGTGCGCGCGTAATGGTAACCTCTCACCTGGGACGTCCCACTGAAGGCGAATACACCGAAGAGTTTTCCCTGCTGCCCGTAGTTAACTACCTGAAGGATAATCTGTCCTTCCCGGTACGTCTGGCAAAAGAGTACCTGGACGGCGTCGATGTCGCTGAAGGCGAGTTGGTTGTGCTGGAAAACGTCCGTTTTAACAAAGGTGAAAAGAAAGACGATGAAGTGTTGTCCAAAAAATATGCCGCACTGTGCGACGTATTTGTTATGGACGCATTTGGCACTGCACATCGTGCTCAGGCATCTACTCACGGCGTTGGCAGGTTTGCGCCAATCGCTTGTGCTGGCCCGTTACTGTCCAACGAACTGGAAGCACTGGGTAAAGCATTAGGTAACCCGGCTCGCCCGATGGTGGCTATCGTTGGCGGTTCCAAGGTATCTACCAAACTGACCGTACTGGGGGCCTTGTCAAAAATCGCTGATCAGCTGATTGTTGGTGGCGGTATTGCCAACACCTTCATTGCTGCTCAGGGTCATAACGTAGGTAAATCCCTGTACGAAGCGGATCTGATTCCTGAAGCGAAGAAATTGCTGGAAACCTGCGATATTCCGGTACCGAGTGATGTACGCGTAGCCACTGAGTTTTCTGAAACTGCTACCGCTACTTTGAAGTCAGTCGCGGCCATTAAAGACGATGAGCAGATTCTGGATCTGGGAGACGTTTCGGCTGAGCGCCTGGCTGAAATTCTGAAAAACGCCAAAACTATTCTGTGGAATGGTCCGGTTGGTGTTTTTGAATTCCCTAACTTCCGCAAAGGAACTGAAGTGGTCGCCCGTGCTATCGCTGACAGTGATGCATTTTCCATCGCTGGCGGCGGCGATACGCTGGCTGCCATTGATTTGTTCGGCATTGCGGACAAAATTTCCTATATTTCTACTGGTGGTGGTGCCTTCCTGGAGTTCGTTGAAGGTAAAAAACTGCCAGCAGTAGTGATGCTGGAAGAACGCGGCAAACAGTAA